One region of Cobetia sp. cqz5-12 genomic DNA includes:
- a CDS encoding patatin-like phospholipase family protein, with translation MRDTSCDFCADALNILVLQGGGALGAYQIGIFEALAEAGIQPDWVVGTSVGAINGALIAGNPEGERLKALESFWYGIAQPAASMGPAFHPWERSVARTSAMLWGIPGFFRPRPLWTVPIWQSFFGEPPSLYDTEPLGDTLNRLVDFERLDARHPENVRLSVGAVNIGSGALRYFDSSHEALDHRHILASGALPPAFPPVWVDGEAYWDGGLYSNTPVSWVLSERPHGETVVNCYVIDLWSADGKVPETLQEAQLREKDIQYSSRAGEHLNLLEENQALRMGIENLADYLPEELRQSPKIQRILAMTQQPSINVVRLLASARPGETSLKDIDFSRATIDSRRDSGYQDMQEVLSRCSQFAPLPEDIGVIVRNFTRNAEGELVSLSTPEASSSDDDEASITAEDLPSQATGS, from the coding sequence ATGCGTGATACATCCTGCGACTTCTGCGCCGATGCGCTCAATATTCTGGTGCTGCAAGGCGGTGGCGCGCTCGGCGCCTACCAGATCGGCATCTTCGAGGCGCTGGCCGAAGCCGGCATCCAGCCCGACTGGGTGGTCGGCACCTCGGTCGGCGCCATCAATGGTGCCCTGATCGCCGGCAATCCGGAGGGCGAGCGCCTCAAGGCCCTCGAGTCATTCTGGTATGGCATCGCCCAACCCGCTGCCAGCATGGGCCCCGCCTTTCATCCGTGGGAGCGCAGCGTCGCGCGTACCTCCGCCATGCTGTGGGGCATCCCGGGCTTCTTCCGCCCGCGCCCACTGTGGACGGTGCCGATCTGGCAGAGCTTCTTCGGCGAGCCGCCCAGCCTCTACGACACCGAGCCACTGGGCGACACGCTCAATCGGCTGGTGGACTTCGAGCGTCTCGATGCCCGCCACCCGGAGAACGTTCGCCTGTCGGTCGGAGCGGTGAATATAGGCAGCGGCGCGCTGCGCTACTTCGACTCCTCGCACGAAGCGCTGGACCATCGCCATATTCTGGCCAGCGGCGCCCTGCCACCGGCCTTCCCGCCGGTATGGGTCGATGGCGAAGCCTATTGGGATGGCGGCCTGTACTCCAATACGCCCGTCAGCTGGGTGCTGTCGGAGCGTCCGCATGGCGAGACGGTGGTCAACTGCTACGTGATCGACCTGTGGAGTGCCGATGGCAAGGTGCCGGAGACACTGCAGGAAGCGCAGCTGCGCGAGAAGGATATCCAGTATTCCAGTCGTGCCGGCGAGCACCTCAACCTGCTGGAAGAGAATCAGGCGCTGCGCATGGGAATCGAGAATCTCGCCGACTATCTGCCGGAGGAGCTGCGTCAGTCGCCGAAGATCCAGCGCATCCTTGCCATGACCCAGCAGCCCTCGATCAACGTGGTGCGTCTGCTGGCCTCGGCGCGCCCGGGCGAGACCTCACTGAAGGATATCGACTTCTCGCGCGCGACCATCGACTCGCGTCGCGACAGTGGTTATCAGGACATGCAGGAAGTGCTGAGCCGTTGCAGCCAGTTTGCGCCGCTGCCGGAAGATATCGGGGTCATCGTGCGCAACTTCACGCGCAACGCCGAGGGCGAGCTGGTCAGCCTGTCGACGCCTGAGGCAAGCTCAAGCGACGATGACGAGGCGAGCATCACGGCAGAGGACCTGCCCAGTCAGGCGACCGGCAGCTGA